One part of the Alphaproteobacteria bacterium genome encodes these proteins:
- a CDS encoding anaerobic ribonucleoside-triphosphate reductase, translating to MSEVVLKDEERQECEVWTRVMGYYRPVSRYNAGKKSEYNERTFFCECDK from the coding sequence ATGAGTGAAGTAGTTTTAAAAGACGAAGAAAGACAAGAGTGTGAAGTTTGGACTAGAGTTATGGGTTATTACAGACCTGTTAGCCGCTATAATGCTGGTAAGAAGTCTGAGTATAACGAAAGAACTTTCTTTTGTGAATGTGACAAATAG
- a CDS encoding anaerobic ribonucleoside-triphosphate reductase activating protein → MFQDLPIAGITKMTTVDFPSRLSAVVFIQGCPWRCPYCHNPEMQKMCQGEVPFEELETFLNKRIGLLDGIVYSGGDPLVYKKMPELLKWTKDLGFDTGMHTGGHLHDNFEKCLAHLDWVGFDMKAPFDDYEKVTKATHSGEYAKKSLKNLLSSGIEYEVRTTASPDDLSIKDIYKIADDLKILGVENFVLQEHRQICGDKESEAHHFIKSSSFFMDEDLMEYLKKSFKNFSVRRA, encoded by the coding sequence ATGTTTCAAGATTTGCCAATAGCAGGAATAACAAAAATGACAACGGTTGATTTTCCTAGTAGATTATCAGCTGTTGTGTTTATACAAGGATGCCCTTGGAGATGTCCTTATTGTCATAATCCTGAAATGCAAAAAATGTGTCAGGGAGAAGTTCCTTTTGAAGAATTAGAAACTTTTTTAAATAAAAGAATTGGTTTGCTTGATGGAATAGTTTATTCGGGTGGAGATCCTTTAGTTTATAAAAAAATGCCAGAATTATTAAAGTGGACTAAAGATTTAGGCTTTGATACTGGTATGCATACAGGGGGGCATTTACATGATAATTTTGAAAAATGCCTTGCTCATTTAGATTGGGTAGGGTTTGATATGAAAGCTCCTTTTGATGATTACGAAAAGGTTACAAAAGCGACTCATTCTGGAGAATATGCTAAAAAATCTTTAAAAAATCTTTTAAGCTCGGGGATAGAATATGAGGTAAGAACAACAGCTTCTCCGGATGATTTATCAATAAAAGATATATATAAAATAGCAGATGATCTAAAGATATTAGGTGTTGAAAACTTTGTTTTGCAAGAGCATAGGCAAATTTGTGGAGATAAAGAATCTGAGGCTCATCACTTTATAAAAAGCAGTTCGTTTTTTATGGATGAAGACTTAATGGAATATCTAAAAAAGAGTTTTAAAAACTTCTCGGTTAGAAGAGCATAA
- a CDS encoding class I SAM-dependent methyltransferase, with translation MSKSYLQFLEKTTYTNNMQNAIIKLAKFLKPISILDMNFGSGILTYRMAKEFPNVQVLGVDGRDSANDLGQEIVKNNKDVSNLQYYKEDMSDFVKFSENIADLNVMFYSFSKIKDPVENKLEFLSLCRNRMFSETKILIADIFEPDTKHFASKVTEFKARHEKRALQGFSDTFWNSLTGLTEVEIQEAEDRASNVLKYEQNLASSFLSRGQDYPVSLDWLLEELSKMGFKIDLVQPVSAFGEAIVLFSLKDKNPPTKKKFDPASKKFKKLAMGKIGM, from the coding sequence ATGTCAAAAAGTTACTTACAATTCTTAGAGAAAACTACATATACTAATAATATGCAAAATGCTATTATTAAATTAGCTAAATTTCTAAAGCCAATATCAATATTAGATATGAATTTTGGTAGTGGTATTCTTACATATAGAATGGCAAAAGAATTTCCAAATGTTCAGGTTTTAGGTGTTGATGGTAGAGATTCTGCAAATGATTTAGGACAAGAGATAGTAAAAAATAATAAGGATGTTAGTAATCTGCAATACTATAAAGAAGATATGTCTGATTTTGTAAAATTCTCTGAAAATATAGCGGATTTAAATGTTATGTTTTACTCTTTTAGTAAGATAAAAGACCCTGTGGAAAATAAATTAGAGTTTTTATCTTTATGTAGAAATAGAATGTTTAGTGAAACTAAGATTTTAATTGCGGATATATTTGAGCCTGATACAAAACATTTCGCTTCAAAAGTAACAGAGTTTAAAGCAAGGCATGAAAAAAGAGCTTTGCAGGGGTTTTCTGATACTTTTTGGAACTCTTTAACGGGTTTGACAGAGGTTGAAATACAGGAGGCTGAGGATAGAGCTTCGAATGTATTAAAGTATGAACAAAATTTAGCATCTTCATTTTTGTCTAGAGGTCAAGATTATCCTGTTAGCTTAGATTGGTTATTAGAAGAGCTTTCTAAAATGGGCTTTAAAATTGATTTAGTTCAGCCTGTTAGTGCTTTTGGAGAGGCTATTGTTTTATTCTCTCTTAAAGATAAGAATCCTCCAACAAAGAAAAAATTTGATCCAGCTTCAAAGAAATTTAAGAAGTTAGCTATGGGAAAAATCGGAATGTAA
- a CDS encoding penicillin-binding protein 1A, translated as MRKNLKKFFKACIFLGVLGLICLIGIIIYFSKDLPDYKVLKNYQPKIVTRLYAGDGQLVSEYASEKRVFIPIEIVPDKVKNAFISAEDKSFYIHYGISPTGILRAVVDNIRSYKTGRRPAGGSTITQQVAKNFLLSNELSITRKIKEAIIAVKMENALTKDEILELYLNEIFLGMRAYGVVAASLNYFNKSLDDLTIAECAYLAALPKAPNNYHPVRNKQRAINRRDWVLDNMYKNGYINKEQLISSKQEDIIVQIRDSEKFVENSAYFSEEVRKELLKIYGEEELYDGGLSVRTTLDPELQEMAHLALQEGLIEYDKRHGWRGPIVNKADELTSENWLEILKADTTPKVFHLWKKGIVTKVDNEQATVGLEDGSHGIIPLDYLTWARKNLRNQKTGKNISSVHEVLSFGDIIFIQKFGETKDNIAKYGIRQIPDINGAIMVMDPHTGRVLAMDGGFNYLTSKYNRATQAERQPGSAFKPIVYSAALESGFTPATLIYDAPFVLNQGYGKAKWRPTNYSNKFYGPTPLRVGIEKSRNLMTIRLAKYLGMKKISKYATKKFKVVDKMPRELAMALGAGDTTLFKMVRAYASIVNGGKEVKPSFIDRVQDKTGKTLYKRDKRACTLCNSNKFIKGLKAPIIKDTKEQILDEKVAYQMVSIMEGVVQRGTARRNKALNLPLAGKTGTTNENKDAWFIGFSPDLVIGVFTGFDDPRTLGEGETGSSVASPIFKKFVEKAKKSGRMKAIPFRVPEGMKMVKINLKNGQKTSINDKDGIWESFIAGTEPKRDGEVKVLNSSGFETIKKPTKKKNVINGTGGLY; from the coding sequence ATGCGCAAAAATCTAAAGAAATTTTTCAAAGCCTGTATCTTTTTAGGAGTACTTGGCTTAATTTGTCTAATTGGAATAATTATATATTTTTCTAAAGACCTACCTGATTATAAGGTGTTAAAAAACTATCAACCTAAAATCGTAACAAGATTATATGCTGGAGATGGTCAACTTGTATCTGAATATGCAAGTGAAAAAAGAGTTTTTATACCTATAGAGATTGTACCTGATAAAGTTAAAAATGCTTTTATATCTGCAGAGGATAAAAGCTTTTATATTCATTATGGAATATCTCCAACTGGAATATTAAGAGCAGTAGTAGATAATATTAGAAGCTATAAAACAGGTCGTCGCCCAGCTGGTGGATCAACAATAACTCAACAAGTAGCAAAGAATTTTCTGCTTAGCAATGAGCTATCAATAACCAGAAAAATAAAAGAAGCAATAATTGCTGTTAAAATGGAGAATGCTTTAACAAAAGATGAAATATTAGAACTATATTTAAATGAAATCTTCTTAGGAATGCGAGCTTATGGTGTGGTTGCAGCTTCTCTAAACTACTTCAATAAATCTCTAGATGATTTAACCATAGCAGAATGTGCATATTTAGCCGCTCTTCCAAAGGCTCCTAACAATTATCACCCTGTAAGAAACAAACAGAGAGCTATAAATCGTAGAGACTGGGTTTTAGACAATATGTATAAGAACGGATACATAAATAAAGAACAACTAATATCATCAAAACAAGAAGACATTATTGTGCAAATAAGAGACTCTGAAAAGTTCGTTGAAAACTCTGCTTATTTCTCTGAAGAAGTTCGTAAAGAGCTACTTAAAATATACGGCGAAGAAGAGCTTTATGATGGAGGATTAAGTGTAAGAACGACTCTAGATCCAGAGCTTCAAGAAATGGCTCACTTAGCATTACAAGAAGGCTTAATTGAATATGATAAAAGACATGGGTGGAGAGGACCAATAGTGAACAAAGCAGATGAGCTAACATCTGAGAATTGGTTAGAGATACTAAAAGCAGATACAACTCCTAAAGTATTTCACTTGTGGAAAAAAGGGATAGTAACAAAAGTTGACAACGAGCAGGCAACTGTTGGACTTGAAGATGGAAGTCATGGAATCATCCCTTTAGATTATTTAACTTGGGCAAGAAAAAATCTTCGCAACCAAAAAACTGGTAAAAACATCTCCTCAGTACATGAGGTTCTTAGTTTCGGAGACATAATCTTTATACAAAAATTTGGAGAAACTAAGGATAACATTGCTAAATATGGGATAAGACAGATTCCTGATATAAATGGAGCTATAATGGTAATGGATCCTCACACTGGTCGAGTTTTAGCAATGGATGGAGGATTTAACTATTTAACAAGCAAATATAACAGAGCAACTCAAGCAGAGAGACAACCAGGCTCCGCATTTAAACCTATAGTATATTCTGCAGCATTAGAAAGTGGCTTTACTCCTGCAACACTAATTTATGATGCTCCCTTTGTATTAAATCAAGGTTATGGTAAAGCAAAATGGAGGCCAACAAATTACTCAAATAAATTCTATGGGCCAACTCCTTTAAGAGTAGGTATTGAAAAATCTCGAAACCTAATGACTATTAGATTAGCAAAATATTTAGGCATGAAGAAAATATCTAAATATGCCACTAAAAAATTCAAAGTTGTTGATAAAATGCCAAGAGAACTTGCTATGGCTTTGGGAGCTGGAGACACAACTCTATTCAAGATGGTTAGAGCATATGCCTCAATAGTAAACGGTGGGAAAGAAGTTAAACCAAGCTTCATTGATAGAGTTCAAGACAAAACAGGAAAGACTTTATATAAACGAGATAAAAGAGCCTGCACATTATGTAATTCAAATAAATTTATTAAAGGATTAAAAGCTCCAATAATTAAAGACACCAAAGAGCAAATACTTGATGAAAAAGTAGCTTATCAAATGGTATCTATAATGGAAGGAGTTGTACAGAGAGGAACTGCCAGAAGAAACAAAGCATTGAACCTACCATTAGCAGGGAAAACAGGAACAACTAATGAGAATAAAGATGCTTGGTTTATAGGTTTCTCTCCTGACTTAGTTATAGGAGTATTCACAGGTTTTGATGACCCTAGAACACTAGGAGAAGGTGAAACAGGTTCAAGTGTTGCATCTCCTATATTTAAAAAGTTTGTAGAGAAAGCCAAGAAGTCAGGAAGAATGAAGGCAATCCCATTCAGAGTACCGGAGGGAATGAAAATGGTTAAGATTAACCTTAAGAACGGACAAAAAACATCTATAAACGATAAAGACGGTATTTGGGAATCATTCATTGCAGGAACAGAACCAAAAAGAGATGGTGAAGTAAAAGTATTAAATAGTAGTGGCTTTGAAACTATAAAAAAACCTACAAAGAAAAAAAATGTAATAAATGGCACAGGTGGTCTTTATTAA
- a CDS encoding N-acetylmuramoyl-L-alanine amidase, whose translation MGQDKSKHIMNRREFLFSSSCFLCFLAMPFKKAVAGIPSVTGSRVGINGDKTRFVIDLSKEIDSNIFILKNPDRIVVDFPQIEWRLKEAQGKGLIKKYRFARFNKDTYRLVLDLTKPAMVYDKFILPASATKGPRLVLDLKETKGAASSSNFSKKTTIKKPIKAIKETADTKVFKKKVITIDPGHGGVDPGAIGVGGVYEKTLTLAAGKEVKKQLEATGRYKVHLTRSSDKYLKLWKRVVIARKHKSDLFISIHADSLKDRRVKGASIYTLAEKASDARAAKLAAKENKADLIFDEKLEEQPKEVANILLDLKRRETLNSSKIFANGLISKMKKNKISLLGKNHRYAAFAVLKAPDVPSILVEMGFLSNREEVKLLKSSSYRTKIAKTIVEGVDKHFS comes from the coding sequence ATGGGACAAGATAAAAGTAAACATATTATGAATCGTAGAGAGTTCTTATTTTCAAGCTCTTGTTTTTTATGCTTTTTGGCAATGCCATTCAAAAAAGCAGTCGCTGGCATACCCTCTGTTACAGGTAGCCGAGTTGGCATAAATGGAGACAAAACAAGATTTGTAATTGACCTGTCTAAAGAAATTGATTCAAATATATTTATATTAAAGAATCCTGATAGAATAGTTGTAGATTTTCCTCAAATTGAGTGGAGATTAAAAGAGGCTCAAGGAAAAGGCTTAATAAAAAAATATCGTTTTGCTAGATTTAACAAAGACACTTATAGACTAGTTTTAGATTTAACAAAGCCTGCGATGGTTTATGACAAATTCATTTTACCTGCAAGTGCAACAAAGGGCCCTAGACTTGTTTTAGACTTAAAAGAAACAAAAGGAGCTGCATCAAGTTCTAATTTTTCTAAAAAAACAACAATTAAAAAACCAATAAAAGCAATTAAAGAGACCGCTGATACAAAAGTTTTTAAAAAGAAAGTAATCACTATTGATCCTGGACACGGAGGTGTAGATCCAGGAGCCATTGGAGTTGGTGGTGTTTATGAAAAAACACTAACTCTTGCTGCGGGGAAAGAAGTAAAAAAACAATTAGAAGCAACAGGTAGATATAAAGTTCATCTAACAAGAAGTAGCGATAAATATCTAAAACTTTGGAAAAGAGTTGTAATAGCAAGAAAGCATAAGTCTGATTTATTTATTTCTATTCATGCGGACTCGTTGAAAGACAGAAGAGTTAAAGGAGCATCAATCTATACTCTTGCGGAAAAAGCTTCTGATGCTAGAGCAGCAAAGCTAGCAGCAAAAGAAAATAAAGCAGATTTAATTTTTGATGAAAAACTTGAAGAACAACCTAAAGAAGTTGCAAACATTCTTTTAGATTTAAAAAGAAGAGAGACTCTTAATTCATCAAAGATATTTGCAAATGGCTTAATAAGCAAAATGAAAAAAAACAAAATAAGTCTCCTTGGCAAAAATCATAGATATGCAGCTTTTGCGGTGTTAAAAGCTCCAGATGTACCATCTATTTTAGTGGAGATGGGATTCTTATCTAACAGAGAAGAAGTTAAGCTTTTAAAATCCTCATCATATAGAACAAAGATTGCGAAAACAATAGTTGAAGGAGTAGATAAGCACTTCTCATGA
- a CDS encoding Rne/Rng family ribonuclease, producing MTKKMLIDATYEQETRVAVVEGKTLTDFEFELAEKKPLKGNIYLAKITRVEPSLQAAFIEYGGNRHGFLPFNEIHPDYYQIPAEDKEEVQSLKTKVIEESVSQEEENHTEEEKVVEGNLAQDEEDSVRNIVSSLKDKHKELTSKYQIQDVIKAGQVVLVQVIREERGNKGAAVTTYLSLAGRFCVLMPNSPGNGGVSRKITEYSERNRMKSLISAMKLPKEMSIIIRTAGVGKSDEEIKRDQEYLIRLWNGIRELTLKSEPPQFIYEEANLIKRSLRDLFNKGVTEVLIEGEHAFKSAKKFMELLAPTQVKNIYEYTDDKVPLFMYYQVEKQIDNMNEPFVKLPSGGSIVIHPTEALISVDVNSGKSVKETNIEETALKTNLEAADEIARQMKLRDLGGLLVIDFIDMDDPKHNIAVERKMKDAVLDDRARVQIGRISPFGLLEMSRQRLASSLMELNYQICPHCSGTGREMTTESASVMILRNIKEDVLRHRIKEMNVKVSSEILICILNSHRDKLSDIEKIHDVKVNISASDSLILSNYEIEILNNYSKKQKSFKVASDAITGSDFMKKDNSKYVNLEVTPEEMQDYNKERKEDYKNFTSNKRHNRGRRGGSNRKNNRNNNSKKNYKNYKGKKNYKGKKRYTKKPQPKKGLFSKLFGK from the coding sequence ATGACAAAGAAAATGTTAATTGATGCAACTTACGAGCAAGAAACTCGAGTTGCTGTAGTCGAGGGGAAAACTTTAACCGACTTTGAATTTGAGCTAGCAGAGAAAAAACCTCTTAAGGGAAATATCTATTTAGCAAAAATTACAAGAGTAGAGCCGTCTTTACAAGCAGCTTTTATTGAATATGGAGGAAATAGACACGGGTTCTTACCTTTCAATGAAATTCATCCAGATTATTATCAAATACCTGCAGAAGATAAAGAAGAAGTTCAATCTCTTAAAACAAAAGTAATTGAAGAAAGTGTTTCTCAAGAAGAAGAAAATCATACAGAAGAAGAAAAAGTAGTTGAGGGTAACTTAGCTCAAGACGAAGAAGATTCTGTTAGAAATATTGTTTCATCATTAAAAGATAAACATAAAGAGCTAACATCTAAGTACCAAATTCAAGATGTAATTAAAGCGGGGCAAGTTGTTCTGGTTCAAGTTATTCGAGAAGAAAGAGGTAATAAAGGTGCTGCGGTAACTACATATTTATCTTTAGCTGGTAGATTTTGTGTTTTAATGCCAAATTCTCCTGGTAATGGTGGAGTAAGTAGAAAAATCACAGAATACTCAGAAAGAAATAGAATGAAATCTCTTATTTCTGCAATGAAATTACCAAAAGAGATGTCAATTATTATCAGAACCGCTGGTGTTGGTAAGAGTGATGAAGAAATTAAGAGAGATCAAGAATATCTAATAAGATTATGGAATGGTATAAGAGAGCTAACTCTAAAATCAGAGCCTCCTCAGTTTATCTATGAGGAAGCAAACTTAATTAAAAGATCTTTAAGAGACTTATTTAATAAAGGTGTTACAGAAGTTCTGATTGAAGGAGAACATGCTTTTAAATCTGCTAAGAAATTTATGGAATTGCTTGCTCCAACTCAAGTAAAGAATATATATGAATACACAGATGATAAAGTTCCTCTATTTATGTATTATCAAGTTGAAAAACAAATTGATAACATGAATGAGCCTTTCGTAAAACTTCCATCAGGGGGGTCAATTGTTATACACCCAACAGAAGCTTTAATTTCTGTTGATGTTAACTCTGGTAAATCTGTAAAAGAAACAAATATTGAAGAAACAGCTCTAAAAACTAATTTGGAAGCGGCAGATGAAATCGCAAGACAAATGAAGCTTAGAGATTTAGGTGGTCTTCTAGTTATTGACTTCATTGATATGGATGATCCAAAGCATAATATTGCTGTTGAAAGAAAAATGAAAGATGCTGTTCTTGATGATAGAGCAAGAGTTCAAATCGGAAGAATATCTCCATTTGGTCTTTTAGAAATGTCAAGACAAAGACTTGCATCCTCTCTGATGGAGTTAAACTATCAAATTTGTCCTCATTGTTCAGGAACAGGTAGAGAAATGACAACAGAATCTGCATCTGTTATGATACTTAGAAATATCAAAGAAGATGTTTTAAGACATAGAATTAAAGAGATGAATGTTAAAGTATCTTCAGAAATTTTAATCTGTATTTTGAACTCTCATAGAGATAAACTATCAGATATAGAAAAAATACATGATGTAAAAGTTAATATTAGTGCTAGCGATAGCTTGATTCTATCAAACTATGAAATTGAAATACTAAACAATTATTCTAAAAAGCAAAAGTCATTCAAAGTAGCAAGTGATGCTATTACTGGATCAGATTTTATGAAGAAAGATAATTCAAAGTATGTTAATTTAGAAGTAACTCCTGAAGAAATGCAGGATTACAATAAAGAAAGAAAAGAAGACTATAAAAACTTCACTTCTAATAAAAGACACAACCGTGGAAGAAGAGGTGGATCAAATAGAAAGAACAACCGTAATAATAATTCTAAGAAAAATTACAAAAACTATAAAGGTAAAAAGAATTATAAAGGTAAGAAAAGGTATACTAAAAAACCTCAGCCTAAAAAAGGATTGTTCTCAAAACTTTTTGGTAAATAA